CCAGCGTGAGCAGCCCGCCCTGCTGCAGGTTGCTGACCACGTGCCGGTACGCGGCACGGAAGCGGTTGTGGACGATCACGGTGAGGGCGCTGACCTTGTGTCCGGTCCAGGCGCCCAGCATCGTGGCCGTCGCGACGAGTAGCACGGTGGACGTGGTGAGGCGGTGGTGGGCCGCGAGGCGGCGGGCGGCCGCGTTCAGCGCCGGCGAGGTGAACGTCGCTTCCTGCGAGCGGGGCGTACGGCCGGGGCCGGCCGGTGCGCTGAGCATGGTCAGTGGGATCCGCGCGCACTGTTCGCGCCAGTACCGGACCGCCCGGTCGGTGCGCGACCTGCCGGACTCCTGCTCCCACCGAGCGACGTCCAGCGGCTGCATGGCCGCGTCGGTCGCGAACGTGCCGGCGGTGAGCAGCGACCGCACGTCGTTCAGGACGATCTGGCTGGCGTGCCAGTCCAGCGTCAGGTGGTTGAACCCGAACACGATCCGCTGGACGGCGCCGTCGACCATCACCAGGCACGCCTCAAGTGGCACGACGTCTTCGCGCGGCGTGGGCTGGGTGGCGATCTCGTACCAGATCCGCTGGGTGTCGTGCTGGAGCCGGTCCCGTTCGGTCTCGTACACCCGCAGCGCGATCTCACCGGTCTGCGCGGCCACCTGGCGCGGGCCGGCGCCGGTGCTGACGAGCCGCGTGCGCAGGGCCTGATGCCGGGCAACGGTACGGGCGAGCGCCTGTGCCACCGCGTCCGGCGTGCGCGCGGCGCTTGCCGGCAGCGGCAGGATCTGCGCGATCGTGGTCTGGCTGGTGGGGTTGCGGCCCATGGCGTCCCACATGCCGCGCTGACCCCAGGTAAGTGGACCCGTGCCGCCGTGTTCGGCGGTGAACGGGACGTCTATGTGGCCATCCACGGTGCGCCTCCGTCGTCAGCCCACCCGTCGGGCCAGCACGTTCCTTGTCTTGTGAAGGATCTCGAACTCATCGCTGTCACCGAAGAACTCGTCGACGGCCCGGACGACTCCGGGAAACGTGGGGCTGTAGTCGTCGAGGAAGACGACTCCCCCGGGAACCACCTTTGGCGCGTAGTCGTGGATGTCACCGCGGACGGTCTCGTAGGAGTGGCTGCCGTCGACGACGAGAACGCCGATCCGGTCCGGGACAAGGTCGACTGTGGAGTGTGACAGCCCGGTCAGCACCATGCACTGACCTTCCAACCCGTACTTCCGCACGTTGTTGTGGTATTCCGCGTAGTCACCCTGGACGTTGTTGGCCTCCACGCTGAGAAGGTCGAAGGCGTCGATGCTGAGTACCGGCAACGGCCGGCCGAGCACGCGCAGGGTCCGCCCGATGAAACAGGCCGTGCCCCCGCGGTAGGTCCCGATCTCGACGACGATGGTGCCGGCCGTGGCCGGGCACAGCGCGAGGGCGGAGGCGAGGGTGAGCAGCTCCCCCGCGTCGGCCACCTCTGACGCGTGCTCGCGGGTGAGCTCGGCGACCTCGTCCGGCAGGTGGACCTCTTCGTCCTTCTGGTTGAGGTACGTCCGCATCACGCTCTCCCCCGGCTCCCCCGTCGTTATGGCGACCGTATGGGATCTGAGCGATCGGTTGATCGTCCCATGAACTCGGGACAGCGAGCCGCGCGGGTCAGGGTTGGGGGTGACACGGCGGCCAGCTTCGACGCGTCCAGCCTCGTGGAGATCTCCCTCCCGGACCGACCGTCCAGCGCGTCCGGTTCGTCAACGACTTGTCCATGGCGTTGAAGCAGCACAGCGGGTTGATCTCGCCGCCTCGTTCGGCGTTGACGCGTTCTCTGGCCACATCCAGTCCGGTCCTCGTGCCGGGTCAGCAGCTGCTCGATCGCCTCGAGCGTGGACGCGACACCGGCCCTGAGGGTCCGACAGGCCGACGACGAACGCGAGGTTCCAGGCCTGCCGGTTGCGGGCCATCCCGTCCCACCTACCGCGTTGACCCCAGGTGAGCGGCTCTTCACCGTCCCGCAGGCCGCGGAAGTCCACATTGACTACTCGCGCGTGTGTCGTCGTCATGCGAGGACGAGGGTGGTCAGCGAGCGCGCTGGCAGCAGGACCGCCGGGCCGCCGTCCGACCAGTCAACCGACACGGGTGCCATCGACCGTGCCTCGTCGGTCACATAGGCCGTGACGCCCTCAGTCGCGTGCCGCCCCAGGCTTCCGAACCTCGCCGGCCGCTCGGCTCCACCGTTGATGAGGTTGACGACGACCGGTCCTGCCGGGTTGACGAAGGCGGACACCTTGACCGTGGAGTCGTCCGCCGTGGCCTCCACGCGGACGGCTTCTGGACGGATGAACCGGCTGTACCCGGCCATCGCCCACAGCCGCTTCGACACGTGGTACCGCGCGCCGTCGAGTTGGATGAGTGCGCGGGTGCCGCCGACGGAGGCGCCGAGCCAGTAGATGTACCCGCTGACGTTGGCGGCGGTGAGGGCGTCGTGGATGTCGTTGGCGAGCTGGATGCCGTCCGAGCGGTTTCCGGTGTCCCAACCGGGGATCCAGGTGTTGCCGCCCACGTCCGGTTCCCATTCCGACATCCAGGTCTTTCGCGCGGTCGGCAGTCTCGACCGGGCCGGCTCGGCGTAGTTGTGTCCAGCGTGGACCGCCACCCGCGCGGCGGCCTCGGGGTCGGCCTCGATGGCCGCGGTGTAGCGCGCCTGCTGTGCCCACGACATCGCGTCGCAGCAGACGATGGAGACCGGCAGGTCTGACCGCTCGACCGCGCGCCCGAGCACCTTCACGAAGTCGACGACCTGGGCGTAGTCCATCCGCATCGCGGCGTAGTGGATTTCGTCCGGTCGCTTGACGAGAAACAGGTCCGGCTCGTTGGTGAAGCCGAGGTGGGTGATCTCGATACCCTCCCTGCGGTAACACCTCACGTACTCGAGCAGGTACTCCGCAT
The window above is part of the Phytohabitans houttuyneae genome. Proteins encoded here:
- a CDS encoding condensation domain-containing protein; its protein translation is MDGHIDVPFTAEHGGTGPLTWGQRGMWDAMGRNPTSQTTIAQILPLPASAARTPDAVAQALARTVARHQALRTRLVSTGAGPRQVAAQTGEIALRVYETERDRLQHDTQRIWYEIATQPTPREDVVPLEACLVMVDGAVQRIVFGFNHLTLDWHASQIVLNDVRSLLTAGTFATDAAMQPLDVARWEQESGRSRTDRAVRYWREQCARIPLTMLSAPAGPGRTPRSQEATFTSPALNAAARRLAAHHRLTTSTVLLVATATMLGAWTGHKVSALTVIVHNRFRAAYRHVVSNLQQGGLLTLDLDGEVDFDELLTRGGAGALATYRHAYYEQAAVDRVLTEAREARGGEVLPYCCFNDVSTSEEGVPRLAAEDPDRDAVMAMRPQTRLHWLPEPSQVRCRFCLRLRGSGASRMISLNGDSVYLPPHHLEAFLYGLEHLVVTAAFEPVSLAQVREQCQQARTDTADFAGVGG
- a CDS encoding class I SAM-dependent methyltransferase, coding for MRTYLNQKDEEVHLPDEVAELTREHASEVADAGELLTLASALALCPATAGTIVVEIGTYRGGTACFIGRTLRVLGRPLPVLSIDAFDLLSVEANNVQGDYAEYHNNVRKYGLEGQCMVLTGLSHSTVDLVPDRIGVLVVDGSHSYETVRGDIHDYAPKVVPGGVVFLDDYSPTFPGVVRAVDEFFGDSDEFEILHKTRNVLARRVG
- a CDS encoding glycoside hydrolase family 30 protein, whose amino-acid sequence is MADSTVFINVDQSVRHQAIDGFGFCEAFQRATIMRGSRGLPPAKQREVLDLLLSTTHGAGFSILRLGIGSSGDEVYDHMRSIAPISPGGPEAPMKYEWDADDSGQLWLAQRAAEYGVRQYYACAWSAPGYMMSNGKDTGGGFLNGLPGTPQGQPDWRARYAEYLLEYVRCYRREGIEITHLGFTNEPDLFLVKRPDEIHYAAMRMDYAQVVDFVKVLGRAVERSDLPVSIVCCDAMSWAQQARYTAAIEADPEAAARVAVHAGHNYAEPARSRLPTARKTWMSEWEPDVGGNTWIPGWDTGNRSDGIQLANDIHDALTAANVSGYIYWLGASVGGTRALIQLDGARYHVSKRLWAMAGYSRFIRPEAVRVEATADDSTVKVSAFVNPAGPVVVNLINGGAERPARFGSLGRHATEGVTAYVTDEARSMAPVSVDWSDGGPAVLLPARSLTTLVLA